A DNA window from Arachis duranensis cultivar V14167 chromosome 3, aradu.V14167.gnm2.J7QH, whole genome shotgun sequence contains the following coding sequences:
- the LOC107476545 gene encoding thaumatin-like protein 1b isoform X2 codes for MGRLVLFLTIIVFFAFSFFSEVQSASFRVINKCRHPIWPGLLSGATSPPLPTTGFLLSAGRSRTITIPRSWSGRIWARTLCGQDSDGKFSCVTADCGSGKVECGGGGAKPPATLAEFTLNGADGLDFYDVSLVDGYNLPMLIVAQGGTRGGCSATGCLVDLNGACPSDLRVARGNGTKSGRGGGVACRSACEAFGDPRYCCSEAYSTPDTCGPSAYSLYFKHACPRAYSYAYDDKTSTYTCASANYLIIFCPLPYTSQKVLGARKDGAPLPLVNKTMMYLSRPHSGSSSSSGR; via the exons ATGGGTCGCCTTGTCCTCTTTCTCACTATCATCGTCTTCTTCGCATTCTCTTTCTTCTCAG AGGTACAATCAGCGTCGTTCAGGGTTATTAACAAGTGCCGCCACCCAATATGGCCTGGGCTTCTCTCCGGCGCCACCTCGCCGCCGCTACCGACCACCGGCTTTCTCCTCAGCGCCGGAAGATCGAGGACAATCACCATCCCAAGGTCCTGGTCGGGTCGGATTTGGGCGAGGACACTCTGCGGCCAAGACTCCGACGGAAAGTTCTCCTGCGTCACCGCAGACTGCGGCTCCGGCAAGGTGGAGTGTGGTGGCGGGGGAGCAAAGCCGCCGGCAACATTAGCGGAGTTCACTCTCAACGGAGCTGACGGGCTTGACTTCTATGACGTGAGCCTGGTCGACGGTTACAACCTTCCGATGCTGATCGTGGCTCAGGGAGGGACGAGAGGAGGGTGCAGCGCCACCGGGTGCCTGGTGGACTTGAACGGCGCGTGTCCTTCAGATCTGAGAGTGGCGCGTGGGAATGGAACTAAAAGTGGTAGAGGTGGTGGGGTCGCGTGCAGAAGCGCGTGTGAGGCGTTTGGGGACCCAAGGTATTGTTGCAGTGAGGCTTACTCTACGCCTGACACGTGTGGCCCTTCAGCTTACTCGCTTTACTTCAAACACGCTTGCCCACGCGCGTATAGCTACGCGTATGATGACAAAACCAGCACTTACACGTGTGCTTCCGCTAATTACTTAATCATTTTCTGCCCTTTGCCTTACACCAG CCAAAAGGTGCTTGGAGCAAGAAAAGATGGCGCGCCGCTTCCTCTGGTAAACAAAACTATGATGTACTTATCAAGGCCACACTCTGGCAGTTCTTCATCCTCAG GCAGATAG
- the LOC107476545 gene encoding thaumatin-like protein 1b isoform X1 gives MGRLVLFLTIIVFFAFSFFSEVQSASFRVINKCRHPIWPGLLSGATSPPLPTTGFLLSAGRSRTITIPRSWSGRIWARTLCGQDSDGKFSCVTADCGSGKVECGGGGAKPPATLAEFTLNGADGLDFYDVSLVDGYNLPMLIVAQGGTRGGCSATGCLVDLNGACPSDLRVARGNGTKSGRGGGVACRSACEAFGDPRYCCSEAYSTPDTCGPSAYSLYFKHACPRAYSYAYDDKTSTYTCASANYLIIFCPLPYTSQKVLGARKDGAPLPLVNKTMMYLSRPHSGSSSSSGPTRTQSIVAYVVAIAVAFFLFCPCLHAL, from the exons ATGGGTCGCCTTGTCCTCTTTCTCACTATCATCGTCTTCTTCGCATTCTCTTTCTTCTCAG AGGTACAATCAGCGTCGTTCAGGGTTATTAACAAGTGCCGCCACCCAATATGGCCTGGGCTTCTCTCCGGCGCCACCTCGCCGCCGCTACCGACCACCGGCTTTCTCCTCAGCGCCGGAAGATCGAGGACAATCACCATCCCAAGGTCCTGGTCGGGTCGGATTTGGGCGAGGACACTCTGCGGCCAAGACTCCGACGGAAAGTTCTCCTGCGTCACCGCAGACTGCGGCTCCGGCAAGGTGGAGTGTGGTGGCGGGGGAGCAAAGCCGCCGGCAACATTAGCGGAGTTCACTCTCAACGGAGCTGACGGGCTTGACTTCTATGACGTGAGCCTGGTCGACGGTTACAACCTTCCGATGCTGATCGTGGCTCAGGGAGGGACGAGAGGAGGGTGCAGCGCCACCGGGTGCCTGGTGGACTTGAACGGCGCGTGTCCTTCAGATCTGAGAGTGGCGCGTGGGAATGGAACTAAAAGTGGTAGAGGTGGTGGGGTCGCGTGCAGAAGCGCGTGTGAGGCGTTTGGGGACCCAAGGTATTGTTGCAGTGAGGCTTACTCTACGCCTGACACGTGTGGCCCTTCAGCTTACTCGCTTTACTTCAAACACGCTTGCCCACGCGCGTATAGCTACGCGTATGATGACAAAACCAGCACTTACACGTGTGCTTCCGCTAATTACTTAATCATTTTCTGCCCTTTGCCTTACACCAG CCAAAAGGTGCTTGGAGCAAGAAAAGATGGCGCGCCGCTTCCTCTGGTAAACAAAACTATGATGTACTTATCAAGGCCACACTCTGGCAGTTCTTCATCCTCAGGTCCGACCCGAACACAGAGTATTGTAGCTTATGTTGTGGCCATCGCGGTGGCATTTTTCCTCTTCTGCCCTTGTTTACATGCCTTATGA